A section of the Sceloporus undulatus isolate JIND9_A2432 ecotype Alabama chromosome 3, SceUnd_v1.1, whole genome shotgun sequence genome encodes:
- the LOC121924706 gene encoding dnaJ homolog subfamily C member 9-like: protein MGLLEECRASLGAGDLYQALGVRRGASAEEIRRGYRKASLRLHPDRAEPGLKEEATARFQILGKVYAVLSDKEQRALYDEQGIVDEESSVLTQDRDWEEYWRLLFKKITVKDIEDFEKKYKDSAEELDDIKAAYEDFKGDMDKIMESVLCAEYTDEPRIRKIIQHAIDLGELSSYKAFVKESKQKINARKRRAEKEAEEAEKSREELGLGEGDDDLKALIQSRNKNRQKEMDDFLAQMEAKYATKSKKGGKKEAPKRVK, encoded by the exons ATGGGGCTGCTGGAGGAGTGCCGGGCCTCCCTGGGGGCCGGAGACCTCTACCAGGCGCTGGGGGTGCGGCGCGGGGCCTCGGCCGAGGAGATCCGGCGCGGCTACCGCAAGGCCTCCCTCCGGCTCCACCCGGACCGCGCAGAGCCCGGACTTAAGGAGGAGGCCACCGCCCGCTTCCAG ATCTTAGGGAAGGTGTATGCAGTGCTGAGTGACAAGGAGCAGCGGGCTCTATATGATGAGCAAGGGATTGTGGATGAGGAGTCAAGCGTGCTAACCCAGGATCGTGATTGGGAAGAGTACTGGAGGCTGCTCTTCAAAAAA ATAACTGTAAAAGATATTGAAGACTTTGAAAAGAAGTACAAAGATTCCGCAGAAGAACTGGATGACATTAAAGCAGCATATGAGGACTTTAAAGGCGATATGGATAAAATTATGGAATCCGTGCTGTGTGCTGAATATACAGATGAGCCTAGAATAAGAAAGATTATCCAACATGCCATTGACTTGGGGGAACTTTCATCATATAAAGCCTTTGTGAAAGAGTCTAAGCAGAAGATAAATGCAAGAAAAAGGAGG GCTGAGAAAGAagctgaagaagcagaaaaatccagagAAGAACTAGGTCTTGGTGAAGGAGAtgatgacttgaaagcactaaTTCAA AGCAGAAATAAAAATCGACAAAAGGAGATGGATGACTTTCTTGCTCAGATGGAAGCAAAATATGCAACTAAatccaaaaaaggaggaaaaaaagaagcacCCAAAAGAGTGAAGTGA